The DNA window AAACAAATCCTGAGGCATGGATTGTGACAAGAGCAAGCAAGCTTGAAAACGTCAAAAGACTTAGAAAAGCTGGTGCCGACAAGATTGTATCTCCCGAAATTATTGGAGGGGAAGGCCTTTATTATGAATCTGCAAGACCTCATCTTTTAAAAATAACCGTGAAACATGCTGCCGATGAAATATATGATGAATTTAAAATCATAGCCAAACACCAATGCACTTTAGAAAACATCGAGTACCACCTGCCAGGAATTGAAACCCCACTTACTCGTGAAGTAAAAAGCATGAACATATCCGACGGACAGAAATTTGTGAATTACCTGAGCACACATGACGATCAAAGAGAAGCTTTGGAAAACCTTTACAAGAATGTCAATAATGTCCATTCCCACTTGATTTCAGGACCTGACAAATCATCATTTGATAAAGTATTAAAAGAATTAGAACAGATAGAAGAAATTATTGGCATAAATTTAACCAATAAAGAAATAGCAGAGATTACAAAAAAAGAAATTGAATAAGTGCAATTTTATTCAATTGCACGTTATATGTTTAATTTTGCAAATACCAAACTTGAACTTTAAAAGGAGTATATCCTTTTATTGAATTGAGTTTAATTAAATAATCTTTTTTAACAATTTTTGTAGTTATTAGATTATTGTTTTTATTGCTTTTAAAGAAGATTTTAGCCTTAATGACAAAATGACTATGTGCTTTCAAATCATTTCCATAATCATCTGTCCTCAAACTGGAAATCTTAATTTTATTTTTGCCCCCACTAGATTTTATAAATGAAACTCTAATAAAATCATCATTCTTAAATTCTAAGGATTCATCATTTTCCAAATACTTAAACTTTTTTAATTTACCTATAAAAATCTTGCTTTTATGATAAATATCATAGTTTTTATTCTTAGATGAAACACTGATTTTATGATAACCCAATTTCAAATTTTTAGTATTAAATTTTATAAAACCTTTTTTATCAGTTTTTAAAATATAATTCTTATATTTGCCCCCATTTTCAACTTTAAAATTGACCTTCACATTCTTGACGGGTTTTCCCTTTAATAAAATTTGAAGTTTATATGTTGATTTGTATTGAACAAGTTTGGATTTTTCTTTAACATCTGTTCTCATCGGAGATTCCAAATACCAAATTTTAGCTTTAACAGGAGAATACCCTTTTATTGGTTTAACATAATTATTAGAAGTTTTTGTAATAATTTTACCATTTTTATTATTTTTAAAGTAAAACTTTACTTTATATATGTCAATTATATGTTTATTGTACTCATCACCTAAGACATGAAACCCCTTATGAAACATTCCGTCATATTTTTTGACATAAAATGTAGACAATCTGTCCCCATTTTTTAATTTAATATTGGAATTAACCTTAACAGTTACAGGTTTTTTCAATTTACCAACACTAACCCCAGAAAATCCTTCAACTAAATATTTCGGATCTTTTGATGTGATATCAAAAGCATTATACCCCATCTTTAAATTCTTAATATTGAACTCAGCAATTCCATTATTGTTTGTTTTTAAAGTGTAAGTTTTGTATTTATGGAAATTGTTCCTAATTTCAAGGGATATTTTAAGATTTTTAATCGGTTTATTGGTTTTTTTATTGGTGATTTTGACTTTAAATATTTTACTTTTCTTATATATATTAGAATCAATATCATAAGTTTTTACTTTAGTTTTAATGATTTTTGGTTCAGAAGAGGGCTCGCTACTTTGAGAAGATGATTTTGAATAAACAGCATCAGTTTGAGCCTTTTCCAATATGTTCTCCGGAGTGTTTTGAGCTTCTAAAATTTCATCAAAACTATTTTCATAGGACAATGCATCTTGACTTTTAAGGCCATCATCTATTGAAACAACACCCGTTAGATTTTCTGTAGCCGAAACGACACCAATAGTCAAAATTAAAATTAAAAAAGCAAATAATATCTTTTTATACATTTGCACCACACCTTAAAAATACGCTTTTCAAAAATTCCCATAATAAAATAAATAGTACAATTATTTAATCATAATTGTACTTTTAGCTGAAACCAAATATTTAATATTGTCTGTATAGATTGCCACTTTATAACTTCCAGCATTTAATGATTTAGGATTGAAATGCGCAATACCCTTGGAATTTGTTTTTACAGTGAAAACTTTTTTACCAATTTTTAATTTGAGCACAAGGGCTTTAACCGGTTTTTTAGTTTTCTTATCCTTAACAGTAATGTCAAATGTTTTTGATTCATTAAGGTTTTTAGTTAATTTTGGAGCCTTGACAGTAGTTTGCGATTTAATCAACTTGTCAATATTTCCCATTTTGACTGTTCCAAGGAATTTTGAGGAAGGAGTTTTTGGCAAACTGTTTTTGGATATGAATTTGCCTCTGAATCTGACATCATCCTTTAAATGTCCAGTACCTCTTCCAGCCAAACGCCCGTTGTCATTTGCAGCATAAACTTTTACTGTTGAAGTTGTCTTACCCTCATCAGTTGTAGCTTTCCAATGGAATGCTGTTGCATCTCTTCTGTTGACACCAAAGGAATCAGATGCTGCTATTTTAATTGCTGCTTTTGCAGGATTTTTACTGAAATGATCATATGTGCCCTGATGGAATAATGATCTTGCATTAGGGGCTTTAAAATATTCACCCGGTTTTAATTTACCATATTTTATTCCACTACCCCACACAACAGCATATTTGCCATTTGGAGCCTTGATTGAAAAGTGACCTATCCTTAATTGTCTTTCATAACCTTGAATCTTTTTTAAATATGCCTTTTTGATTTTGCCGGATTTAGCCATTTTACCTGCAAGATTTTCGATAGCATGATTGATAGTTGGATTGTCCCAACCTCCAGTTCCGGCCATCCATCCGTCAGAAGTTGTCAAGGAATGGAAGAAATAGCTGTTTTTCTTATATTGCTTTACAGCCCATTTGCCATTCAACTTATACTTGACAATATGTAATGTTTTGGCATTAGTTGCATCCCTTCTAAATCCTGCAACAGCTTCAGTATTGCTTACCTGAACATATAAAGATGTACAACCCATTTCTGCAGTTTCTTTAATAGTCAAAGTAGCCTTGGCTTTTTTAGCTTTTAAATACTTGCTCTTTTTAATGGAAGTGATAACCTTATATTTTCCAACGTTAAGATTCTTTTTTAGCTTTGCAATACCGTTAGCATCAGTAGTTGCCCAATAGGTTTTGTATTTGTTGTTTTTAAAAACTTTAAACGCCACTTTAACGCCTTGAACCGGATTTTTAGTAATTTTATTTATGACCTTTGCTTTAAAATAGAATCCAGATTCAAAATAGGTTTTAAAGTCTTTAGTGGTGACTTTCAAGGAAGCCTTATTTACCTTAACGATTGTGTTTATGCTGCTGGCAGTGTAGTTTTCATCACCTGCAAACTTAACTGAAGCAGTATATGTTCCAGGTTTTAAGTTAAGTTTCAAAACAACCTTGCCTGAATTATCAGTAATTTTATCATAGACCTTGTTATTTATTGAAATGGAAACCTTTTTGCCGGAAATTGGCTGATTATTGGTATCTTTCAGATAACCTACCAATTCAGATTTCTCCTTATAATAAGTTGTTACATCCTTAGCTTCCATTTTTGTATTCACTTGACTTGGAGCATCTTCACTAATCTGTGAAGATTCGCTAGCATTACTTTCAATTTCAGAAGATATTGGAGTTTCAATGCTTTGAGCGGATGCATCATCTAAAGAAACTTCATCAGTCAAATTATCTGATGCAGAAACCATCCCAATAGTTAGGAAAATTAAAAGCAACATTGGAATAAAAAAACTTTTCTTATTTAACATGATTTTAACCTTAATTTAATTTTATTATTTTATTATTATTTTACTTTTTGCTGAAATCTTATAATTCTTGTTTCCAGAAGAAATTACAACCTTGTGGTTTCCTTTGGATAATTTTTTGGTATTTAACTTAGCAACACCTTTTTTGTTTGTTTTAATTTTATATATTTTTGATTTTTTGCCTGTAAATACTTTAACCTTAACTTTAACATTTTTTAAAGGTTTATTATATGCTTTAACAGTTACCTTGAAGTACTTGGATTTTTTATACTTATTGGTGACTTTAGGTGCTTTGACTTTGGTTGGTGCCTTATT is part of the Methanobrevibacter sp. genome and encodes:
- a CDS encoding Ig-like domain-containing protein, with the translated sequence MLLLIFLTIGMVSASDNLTDEVSLDDASAQSIETPISSEIESNASESSQISEDAPSQVNTKMEAKDVTTYYKEKSELVGYLKDTNNQPISGKKVSISINNKVYDKITDNSGKVVLKLNLKPGTYTASVKFAGDENYTASSINTIVKVNKASLKVTTKDFKTYFESGFYFKAKVINKITKNPVQGVKVAFKVFKNNKYKTYWATTDANGIAKLKKNLNVGKYKVITSIKKSKYLKAKKAKATLTIKETAEMGCTSLYVQVSNTEAVAGFRRDATNAKTLHIVKYKLNGKWAVKQYKKNSYFFHSLTTSDGWMAGTGGWDNPTINHAIENLAGKMAKSGKIKKAYLKKIQGYERQLRIGHFSIKAPNGKYAVVWGSGIKYGKLKPGEYFKAPNARSLFHQGTYDHFSKNPAKAAIKIAASDSFGVNRRDATAFHWKATTDEGKTTSTVKVYAANDNGRLAGRGTGHLKDDVRFRGKFISKNSLPKTPSSKFLGTVKMGNIDKLIKSQTTVKAPKLTKNLNESKTFDITVKDKKTKKPVKALVLKLKIGKKVFTVKTNSKGIAHFNPKSLNAGSYKVAIYTDNIKYLVSAKSTIMIK